In Anaerolineae bacterium, the genomic stretch CGCAAATCTAATAAATATGGGTAAACCTGGCGTAATTGAACCAATGATTGTTCCGGCTGGTTAAGAATATTGTACCCTTTAGCCAGGTAAACCTGGGTAAAAGCTTTGTGCAGAATATCGTCATTTGTTTCCTGGCAGGCCAGAGCTTTTTGCAGTAGATTTACAGCCTGCTGAGCGTCTCCCTGAACCAACCAGGCTTCTCCTAAAGCGGTCATTCCTCGGACTTCAAGCAGAATATCACCGGCAGCATGGGCAGTTTTAATTGCTGCTGAAAAATGAATGGCTGCTTCAGACCATTTTCCTGCCAGAGCATTAACATACCCAAGCGTATACTGTAAATTAGCTTCGTTTTGCAAATCTTGCCGGGCCTGGGTCAAAGATAGGGCTTGTTCCAGATAAGTGGTGGCTTTATCAGGATTACCTTGTAAACTGGATAAATTTGCCAGGGCGATAAGAGTTTCAAGTTCCCCTTTTTGGTCGCGGATATGATGATAATCTTGCAGAGCTTGCAATAGCAGAGTATTGGCTTTTTCCAGGTGCCCCATATCTATTTGTAAACGCCCCATCCCCAGGTTGGCCTGGGCATGGCAAAGCGGCTCATCATTATCCTGAAGCAAAGCCAGGGCCTGTTCATATAGGGGCAGGGCTGAAGCGTGGTTACCATTATCCCAATATACAAACGCCAACGCTTCCAGCCAAATAAACTCGGTCCGCACATCCCCTAATGCATGCGCTGCTTGCTGGGCCTGCTCCAACAAAGGCAGGCCGCGCTGCAAGAAACCCCGGCTGCGCAAAAAGCCGCTCTGCTGCCACAAAACGTCGGCCAGTTTTAATATATTCCCGGTTTCGTTTTGCTCTGCCAGCCAACTGGCAGTTCTCAGTAAATTGCCGCTTTCCGCCTCTAAATGATCGTAAGCGGTAGAGTCGCGCCGGGCGTGTTGTTGGGCAAAAGCAAGATAGTAATCGGCATACAAACGCTCCCTATCCGCAAAAAACTCAAGCCAGTTCTGCTCATTGCTCATCCGCTAACTCCACTTTTTCACAATGTCCGACAGGATAAAGTAATGGGTTAAGGGATGCAGGGTATAGCGGCGCTGGGCCAGGTTGCCCAGCACATCCACAAAGGACAACAGGATGAGTTGATCCAGCGCGGCCTGGACAGTCTCAAACTCTAACTGGCTAACCTGTTGCAAGGCATGGGTAGTGCTGCCGTTGGCCAGGTCAAACACCGACATTGACACCAATACTTTTTGAGATTCCACCGCCAGCATATTCCAGGAATGTTTGAAAATGAAACGGTAAAACTCATAATTTGGCCCGGCAAAATTGGCCGCTTGCAGGTTATGCAACACCTGGCTTAGCGGTAACCGGCTGGCCTGCCCCACCACCAATTTCATAGCCAGCGGCGCTCCGCCCGTAACCTGGTGGATGGTCAGCAAGTCGCCGGGTTTGGCCTGAGCCACCACCCCAATGCCGCGCTCTGCGCCCTCCTCGCGCAAAAAAGCAACCCCCTCTTTTTCCAAAAATCCGCCCAGGTCGAGGGTAAACGTGCGTTCCAGCCGCACCTGATGGCGACTGGTGATCAGTAATTTACTCCGGCCCAGAATCTGAAACACTTTGTCCACAAAAACATCGCTTTCCGGGATGGTTTCCAGGTTATCCATCACCACCAGCACCCGTTTGTTTCGCAAAAACTGCTTCAGCGCCGCTTGTTTTTGCGCCAACGGCAGTTTCGCCAAGTCCATCCGGCCACACTGACGACCAATATCATCCAATAACGATTCAAAGCCATAATCGGACACTTCTGTTTTCCGCGCCCCTTCGCCCACAAAGCGCTCTGGTTTGGCGCTGGCCCACACAATGTGGTCAAAAATCCCTTCGCGCCAGCATTGCCCCATGGCCTCCTGGGCCAGGGCAGTTTTGCCAATGCCGCCCAATCCCACCACCGCAATTATTGGCTTGCGTTCCGGCTCGCGCAGCGCGGCTAACAATTGCTTGAGTTCCTGCTCCCGGCCCATCAGGCGATGGTAGGCTTTGCCCGGCAAGTGGAGGGGCAAGGGCGTGGTTGGCCCGGGTTTTGCCCCTGCTTTGCGGCGATGCTCCGGTAACGCCGCGGGCGCGTATCGGCTAAACGCCCGGTCAAATTCATCTTCTAAAAAGAGGGGCCTCATTTCTGCAAATTGGTCAATGGGCAGGTGGGTCAGTTTAGCCAGTTCTATGGCTTCGGCAGGAGTGCAACGTTCGGCGGGCGTCAGGCCCTGAGTAAAGGCGGCAATCACGGCCAGGGTCAACTGGGGGGAAATGTCGGGCTGCTGGTCAAAGCGAATAAAACGATTTTCAAACATCGAGCGGCTGAGGTCGCACCCCTGGGCCTGGATACGCGCCACAATCTGTTTTACGCTCAAGTGAGAACGCTCTCGCCAACGGCTCATCAGTTGGACAATTTTTTCTTTATCGGTTTTTCGCACAGAGACCTCTCCGTCAGGTTGAACGGAATTAATGCGTTGCCCGCGCGTATTTTTGCGTGGCCCGGCGCACATTT encodes the following:
- a CDS encoding AAA family ATPase, with translation MRKTDKEKIVQLMSRWRERSHLSVKQIVARIQAQGCDLSRSMFENRFIRFDQQPDISPQLTLAVIAAFTQGLTPAERCTPAEAIELAKLTHLPIDQFAEMRPLFLEDEFDRAFSRYAPAALPEHRRKAGAKPGPTTPLPLHLPGKAYHRLMGREQELKQLLAALREPERKPIIAVVGLGGIGKTALAQEAMGQCWREGIFDHIVWASAKPERFVGEGARKTEVSDYGFESLLDDIGRQCGRMDLAKLPLAQKQAALKQFLRNKRVLVVMDNLETIPESDVFVDKVFQILGRSKLLITSRHQVRLERTFTLDLGGFLEKEGVAFLREEGAERGIGVVAQAKPGDLLTIHQVTGGAPLAMKLVVGQASRLPLSQVLHNLQAANFAGPNYEFYRFIFKHSWNMLAVESQKVLVSMSVFDLANGSTTHALQQVSQLEFETVQAALDQLILLSFVDVLGNLAQRRYTLHPLTHYFILSDIVKKWS
- a CDS encoding tetratricopeptide repeat protein, producing the protein MSNEQNWLEFFADRERLYADYYLAFAQQHARRDSTAYDHLEAESGNLLRTASWLAEQNETGNILKLADVLWQQSGFLRSRGFLQRGLPLLEQAQQAAHALGDVRTEFIWLEALAFVYWDNGNHASALPLYEQALALLQDNDEPLCHAQANLGMGRLQIDMGHLEKANTLLLQALQDYHHIRDQKGELETLIALANLSSLQGNPDKATTYLEQALSLTQARQDLQNEANLQYTLGYVNALAGKWSEAAIHFSAAIKTAHAAGDILLEVRGMTALGEAWLVQGDAQQAVNLLQKALACQETNDDILHKAFTQVYLAKGYNILNQPEQSLVQLRQVYPYLLDLRQAPIMATLAVEAAWIMADNYLKQNNPVLAQAALHDILLLNPDPKAKLYQTTKALLESIG